The sequence ACAAAGTCGATAAAAAGTTGGGTTGGCGTGGTGTCGACTTGTCCGACGCTGGCACGCGTGGCCGTAACCAGCCAGCAATTTGCCAATCGCCACGGATCCATCGATGGCGACGGCTAACGTCGGTGCCATAGCGGTTGGGATATTCCTCATATAGTTGAATATCCGACAGTAAGCCCGAGCGCGCATAACAGCCTTCCAGCAAGTCATGACTAAGAATCTGATTCTCGGGAAGGCGGTCAGTCAGCGCATGTTCAAACGCATCGACATCGTAAATGCCTTTGCCGATGAACGATCCTTCTTTAAATAAATCCTGGTACACATCGGAGACGGCGCGGGTATAAGGATCGATGCCGGATTCGCCTCCGTACAAACGCGCGTAATAAGAGGTATTGCTGCCAGGTAAACTATTGGCGATACGCGGTTGTAAAATAGCATATCCCGCGGTAACCCGATGCAGCGCCGGATCATAAAACGGCGTGTTGAGCGGATGCGCCATTGCGCCGGAAAGTTGCCATGCAACATCACGCGGTAACAGTGTATCGGTATCCAGCGTGATGACGTATTTGATGTTGGATAGTACTTCGGGCTTGCCGACAATGCGCATAAAGGAAGAGCGTTCAGCGCCGCGCAGATAAGCGTTTAACTGCGCCAGCTTGCCGCGCTTGCGTTCGTAGCCCATCCAGATATTTTCTTGTGGATTCCAACGCCTTGGACGATGAAAGAGGAAGAAAGTATTGTGGGTTTGCGGGTTATATTTCTCGTTGAGTTCATTGATGCGTTGTTCGGCAATTTGCAGCAGTAACGTATCTTCTGGCTGGCTTTCAGTAGATGCATCACGGAAATCAGTCAGCAGGCAAAAATGCAAATGTGGATCACGATTTGCCAAAAAACGTACTTCTAATGCTTCACATAAATCGTCGACACCCTCAGCATGCATTAACATGCTGGGCACGGCGACTAAGGTTCTGGCTTCTCCCGGAATTCCCTCCGAAAAATCCATGCGAGGAAGCCTTTGTGGCTTGGCGAGTAAGGTCGCCAGCCAGTTCACTAAAGCCAACGCAAGATGGCTGGTGGCGATGAGCGCCAGTACGGCGATGATTGGCAGCTCCCACTTTCTGGCGTGAAGCGGGTAAGCATAAATATAGACGTGGTACAACAAACCGGCGGTCAGGAGCGTCGTGAGGATGGCAATTCCGCCAAGATACATGCGCAACGGCATGCGACTGGCCGATTTACGAAAGCGATCAAGGCCATGGCGGCGGACGGCAGCGATTTTTTCGATTTGCAGCAGACCTTCATCAATCAGGTAATAGCCGATGTGCGCTTTACGTGGGTCGATATTACCAACGTAATTGTTATTCTCTGTTCGATTTGAGCTTTCTGGACTATCTTCGCTACTGGACAAGCGGGCGGCCGCTTCCTGAGCCAGTGCCACCGCTTGTTGCGCCACTTCGAACTCGGTCAGATGTGAGTGTTTGGCAATATGTTCAACGCTATGGCGGTATTGATCCCGGGTGCCGAAATCCATTTTTCCATACACTTCTAGTGGATCAGTTTGCAGGGTCTGTTCCACGATACTCATGGTCTCGAAAAATTCACGCCAGTTCATCGTAGCCAGAAAGCGTAGGCTGCCGATGCTGTTACTAATCGATACCTGATCGGCGGCTTGTTGCTGTATTTCGGTTAGCACCAGTTGTTCGACGGTATCGCCGGATTGCAAAAGACGTTGTTCTATCCACGTTAGCGGCAATGCCAGCGCCGGTCCCTGACCTTGCAGGCGGCGCGCTAGTTCCGCCACAAACGATCCCACCATCGGGGGATCTGAGCGGGCCATGTCGGCGATCACCAGAATCAGGCTACTAGGATCGGTCTCGACTACTTCTGTCATTTGGTCGGCCCACGAATCAGCCAGATTACGGTGCTGGCTTCCGATGGCGAGGCGCGCCGCGACGCGCCGCAGATTATCAATGAGCGCCAATCGAAGCATGATGGGAATCGCCCACAATTCGCCCATTTTAAGCGGCATGATTTTTTGATAGGCGGCGACAAAGCGACTTAAATTTTCAGGATCGACGCGGGCATCACCGTGAGAAATTGTTTCTAAGGCAATATCATAGACGCGCGGAAATCCTGCCGATGATCCTTTTAACAGGCGCGGCAATTCCATACTGTAGTTTTTGGGGAGATGGCGTTTGGCGGTGCGTATTTGTTCTTCGATTAAATAAAAATTATCCAGTAGCCATTCTGCTGCTGGCGTGATCTGGCGTTTGCTCTTAACGGATTCAATCAGCAGATTGCAGGCGTACATTAAAACGCGCTCGTTGTCGGCCAGACGCGGCAGCAGTTGATCGGGAGTCATCTGAAGATTGATCTGATGATCAGTGGCGAGTAGTTTGCCATGCTGTTCCATTTGTAACGCACTGAATAATTCCGCACGTAAAGGTCGTTCGTCGGCGGTTTTGGATAGGGTGGCGTTGGTGCCGAAGCGATCCGTAAAATGACGGACATGCTGCTCCAGTCTATCTAGCAAGTTGTTGAAATATGCTTTCAATTCAGTGATCCTTTCTGAATATTCTGGATGCTACAAGGGACTCTTTTGCCTCTGCTGTTGCGGCCACAGCGCTAGATTGTGCAGAGTAGTTATGGTACTTTGTTATTTTAAAAGCAACTAAAATGAAGGAATTTTATCATCGCTGTTGCCTGATCTTGTACGTGGTTTAACGGATTTTGTTGTCTGAAGTAGTAGATGCCAGTAATGTGATTTTTTTAGCAGTTAATGAAAGTAATTGCTTAAATTGCACTAATAAGTATGGCGAATAATATATTGCGTATATAGCAAACAATCCCAAGAACTCGGGACATGATGAGATGCACGATCAAAATTGTCGGCTTATTGTGGTTACAAAAAGACCTTTAAAAGTGGTCTTAATGACCATAATCCTACAGGTATTAAAAAGTAAAGCAAGATGACATTTTGCTCAACAGGATGAAGAATGGCTAGACTTGACGCGAGAAGTTCGGGATATAACACGTTGAGTGACTGGTCAACGCTGATACGCTAGTTGCCTCGTGCGGAAATGTTTTGAAGGATTGCCTGAATTACCGACGATCCACGACCAATGCCCGATGAGGCTTTAGTGGCAGTGTAATATGAAAATAGGCGCTCAACCTGATGTTGAGCGCCTATTTTTTCTTGGCAACATTTTTCAATGTTGCCTGAATTAATTCCTTTCGGTAATTAACTTTATTTGGCTAACGCTGCCCGATTTATCAGGAAGTTGGTCAGCAGAGGCACCGGACGGCCGGTTGCGCCCTTAGCAGCGCCACCTTTCCATGCAGTTCCAGCGATATCCAAATGCGCCCAAGTGTACTTTTTGGTATAGCGCTCCAAAAAGCAAGCCGCCGTGATACTGCCACCAGCTGAGCCGCCGATATTTGCCATATCGGCAAAGTTCGACTTTAATTGCTCTTGGTAACTGTCTTCAATCGGCATACGCCACGCCGTGTCGCCGGTCGCTTTACCTGCGCTTAACAATTCATTTGCCAATATATCATGTGCATCGTCGTGGCGCGTGAACAAGCCGGAGTTATGATGACCAAGTGCAGTCACGCAAGCGCCTGTCAAGGTGGCAATATCGACTACCGCGGCTGGTTTGAAACGTTCGACGTAGGTCAACGCATCGCATAAGACCAGACGGCCTTCAGCATCGGTATTGAGTACTTCGATGGTTTGGCCGGACATTGACGTGACGACGTCGCCCGGTTTGGTCGCACTGCCAGAAGGCATGTTTTCGGTCGCGGCAATGACCCCGATCACGTTTAATTTGAGCTTCATCTCAGAAATGGCGCGCAATGTGCCCAATACCGTGGCTGCACCGCACATGTCGTATTTCATTTCATCCATGCTCAAACCAGCTTTGAGTGAAATCCCGCCAGAGTCAAATGTCACGCCTTTACCAACCAAAACGACTGGTGCATCTTTAACCTTGCCGCCGAGATGTTTCAGCACAATGAACTTGGGTGGCTGATCACTCCCGCGTGCGACTGACAGAAAACTACCCATTTTGAGGGCTTCCAGCTGTTTACGGTCGAGTACTTCGACTTCAAGCTTGAACTCTTTTGCCAATTTCTTGGCAGTGTTAGCGAGATAGGTCGGTGTGCAAAAGTTGCCGGGCAGGTTGCCCAGGTCTTTGGTCAGATCAGTGCCGTTAGCAAGCGCGACAGCTTGGGCTAGTGCCTCTTTAGCGGCTGTTAGTTGGACAGCGGTCGCAAGAAACGCGAATTTCTTCACGCCCGTTGGGGTGGACTCTTTCTTACTTTTCAATCCGTCACAACGATAGTCGTTGTCGCGTAGCGCTTGAACCGTGGTGCGAATACCCCACGCTTGATTACGCTCTTTAATACTTGTGTAAGGCAACGCAATGACCGCATCGTTCGCACCGAGAGTTGATGCTACCCGTGCAACGCATAGCGCAGCCATGGAAATAACTTTGTCGGAGATATCGCCTTCAGGTCCTAATCCGATGAGTAAAACGCGCTCGGTAGCGGTGCCATTGATTTTACGTAAAAGTAACGTTGAGCCGGGTTTGCCGGAAATATCGCCAGACTTTAGCGCAGCAGTAATTTCTCCACTTTTGTCAAGTGCTTGTGCTTGTGGTGTTAGTTTTTTGTTTTCGAAGACCCCGACTACGATACAGCCGGATTTGAGTGTGGCAATTGAGGTTTTTGCGTCGTGTGTTTTTATGCTAAAGTCCATCAGTTACTCCTTATCGATCCTCAATTATAGTCCCCCCATGATTTTTCAGCGCGCTCTTCGACGCGAATTGTTGAGTACGGCAGGCGCCGTGTTCACCACGCTCTTCACAATAACCATCACCGTCATGTTGATCAAGATTCTTGGACAAGCGGCTGGTGGCCAAATCGCATCCGCAGATGTCATTGCTCTGATCGGCTTTCAGGCGCTAAATTATTTGCCGATCATATTGATTTTAACTGGCTATATTTCTGTGCTTCTCGTGGTTACCCGCAGTTATCAGGACTCAGAAAT is a genomic window of Glaciimonas sp. CA11.2 containing:
- a CDS encoding leucyl aminopeptidase, coding for MDFSIKTHDAKTSIATLKSGCIVVGVFENKKLTPQAQALDKSGEITAALKSGDISGKPGSTLLLRKINGTATERVLLIGLGPEGDISDKVISMAALCVARVASTLGANDAVIALPYTSIKERNQAWGIRTTVQALRDNDYRCDGLKSKKESTPTGVKKFAFLATAVQLTAAKEALAQAVALANGTDLTKDLGNLPGNFCTPTYLANTAKKLAKEFKLEVEVLDRKQLEALKMGSFLSVARGSDQPPKFIVLKHLGGKVKDAPVVLVGKGVTFDSGGISLKAGLSMDEMKYDMCGAATVLGTLRAISEMKLKLNVIGVIAATENMPSGSATKPGDVVTSMSGQTIEVLNTDAEGRLVLCDALTYVERFKPAAVVDIATLTGACVTALGHHNSGLFTRHDDAHDILANELLSAGKATGDTAWRMPIEDSYQEQLKSNFADMANIGGSAGGSITAACFLERYTKKYTWAHLDIAGTAWKGGAAKGATGRPVPLLTNFLINRAALAK